A single genomic interval of Primulina huaijiensis isolate GDHJ02 chromosome 7, ASM1229523v2, whole genome shotgun sequence harbors:
- the LOC140981310 gene encoding replication protein A 70 kDa DNA-binding subunit E-like translates to MEGRNAVSHSYSSSSSNLDSSRYGLMNAPQQYAKSESGSGISRAPNNYVRPPQSLHHQPPPMFSNRGPVAKNEAPPRIIPIAALNPYQGRWTIKARVTAKGELKHYSNLRGDGKVFAFDLLDSEGGEIRVTCFNAVADQFYHQIEPGRVYMISKGSLKPAQKTFNHLHNDHEIFLESTSIVQPCFEDDKTIPQQQFHFLPICDVEGLDNNTVVDVIAVVSSISPSTSIMRKNGQETQKRTLQLKDMSGRSVELTLWGNFCNAEGQTLQNMCHSGVFPVLAVKSGRVNDFNGKSVGTISASQLFIEPDFVEAHNLRTWFDNEGKNTAAVSISRETNFVRTDTRKTVTQIKDEKLGTSEKPDWITVSATLTFMKVDNFCYTACPIMIGDRQCNKKVTNNGDGKWRCDRCDQLVDECDYRYILQMQIQDHTGLTWVTAFQETGEEILGVSAKDLYYLKYEEQDDEKFSELVRDVLFTKFTFKLKVKEETFSDEQRVKSTVVKADKVNFQTETKYLLDSIAKFKEEDSGSLPLKSEKPISASGLNHGGGFGSGSKESRASAMNYSGSNINVARDTPSQMGMSVNQYSGSRLPPTSSVGMYMSCNSCGASGHSSGNCPSVMSGPGQQSYGGSFGNKLTPGASSGGASGECFKCHQFGHWAKDCPNSSNVPPAYGISNATPGRYGTASKQYVGGF, encoded by the coding sequence ATGGAAGGCCGGAATGCAGTCTCACACTCCTATAGTTCTTCCAGCAGCAATCTTGACTCTAGCAGATATGGTTTAATGAATGCACCTCAGCAGTATGCGAAATCAGAATCTGGTTCTGGGATTTCTCGGGCTCCTAACAATTATGTGAGGCCGCCTCAGTCACTTCATCATCAACCGCCTCCAATGTTCTCCAACAGGGGGCCTGTGGCTAAAAATGAAGCTCCTCCTAGAATTATTCCTATTGCTGCACTGAATCCTTACCAAGGAAGATGGACGATTAAGGCCAGAGTGACAGCCAAAGGGGAACTCAAGCACTACAGCAATCTTCGAGGTGATGGTAAAGTATTTGCATTTGATCTTCTTGATTCTGAAGGAGGAGAAATAAGAGTGACATGCTTCAATGCTGTAGCAGATCAGTTTTACCATCAAATTGAGCCTGGTAGAGTTTATATGATTTCTAAAGGTTCGCTGAAGCCTGCTCAGAAAACTTTTAATCACCTACATAATGATCATGAGATTTTTCTGGAGAGTACTTCAATTGTGCAGCCTTGCTTTGAGGATGATAAAACCATCCCACAGCAGCAATTTCATTTTCTCCCCATATGTGACGTGGAAGGCCTAGACAACAACACTGTAGTGGATGTGATTGCTGTTGTTTCTTCTATCAGTCCATCCACCTCGATAATGAGAAAAAATGGTCAAGAAACTCAGAAAAGAACACTCCAACTCAAAGACATGTCAGGCAGAAGTGTTGAATTAACTTTGTGGGGAAACTTTTGCAATGCCGAAGGTCAAACACTTCAGAACATGTGCCACTCTGGGGTATTTCCTGTTTTGGCTGTGAAATCTGGTAGAGTGAATGATTTTAATGGAAAATCTGTGGGAACCATTTCCGCTAGTCAGCTGTTTATAGAGCCAGATTTTGTTGAAGCTCACAACCTCAGAACATGGTTCGACAACGAGGGAAAAAATACCGCCGCTGTATCTATATCCAGGGAAACAAATTTTGTCCGGACTGATACACGGAAAACTGTAACTCAGATTAAAGATGAAAAATTAGGGACTTCCGAGAAGCCTGATTGGATTACAGTCTCTGCCACCCTCACGTTCATGAAAGTGGACAACTTTTGCTATACTGCATGCCCCATCATGATCGGGGATCGTCAGTGCAACAAAAAGGTTACAAATAACGGAGATGGGAAATGGAGATGCGACAGATGTGATCAGTTAGTTGATGAATGCGATTATAGATATATTCTCCAGATGCAAATCCAGGATCACACTGGGTTAACATGGGTGACTGCATTTCAGGAAACAGGAGAGGAGATATTGGGCGTATCAGCAAAAGACCTGTATTATTTGAAATACGAAGAACAAGATGATGAGAAATTTTCTGAACTTGTACGTGATGTTCTGTTTACCAAATTCACATTCAAGTTAAAAGTCAAGGAAGAGACATTTAGTGATGAACAGCGTGTCAAGTCGACAGTAGTCAAAGCAGATAAGGTGAACTTCCAAACGGAGACCAAATATCTTCTAGACTCCATTGCCAAGTTCAAAGAAGAGGACTCGGGTTCTTTACCTCTTAAAAGTGAAAAACCCATTTCAGCATCTGGGCTGAATCACGGTGGAGGATTTGGTAGTGGAAGCAAAGAATCGAGAGCATCTGCTATGAACTACAGTGGAAGTAACATCAATGTGGCCAGAGACACACCGAGTCAGATGGGCATGTCCGTTAATCAGTATAGTGGTTCACGACTTCCCCCTACTAGTTCTGTTGGTATGTATATGAGTTGTAATAGCTGTGGTGCTAGTGGTCATAGCTCTGGAAATTGTCCTAGTGTTATGAGTGGTCCAGGGCAACAATCTTATGGAGGCAGCTTTGGCAATAAGTTAACCCCAGGGGCGAGTTCTGGGGGTGCATCAGGTGAGTGCTTTAAATGCCATCAATTTGGACACTGGGCTAAGGATTGTCCCAATTCAAGCAATGTTCCTCCAGCTTATGGTATCAGTAACGCAACTCCTGGGAGATATGGTACGGCATCAAAGCAATATGTTGGCGGGTTTTGA
- the LOC140980364 gene encoding uncharacterized protein, with amino-acid sequence MGWKAAQKLIHHWKLLRGDNVMIIRGKDKGETGLVKRVVRSQNRVIVEGKNLVKKHIKQGQGHEGGIFSVEAPLHVSNVQVIDPVTRKPCKVGIKYLEDGSKVRVSRGIGASESIIPRPEILKIRSTPRPTIVGPKDTPMDLVLEKTYDTKSGMGMPDL; translated from the exons ATGGGTTGGAAAGCTGCCCAAAAACTCATTCATCACTGGAAGCTTCTGAGAGGCGATAAT GTTATGATAATTAGGGGTAAAGATAAAGGGGAGACAGGTCTAGTTAAGCGTGTAGTTCGCTCTCAAAATCGTGTTATTGTCGAGGGCAAGAATTTG GTAAAGAAGCACATTAAGCAAGGGCAAGGTCATGAAGGTGGGATTTTCTCAGTAGAAGCCCCCCTTCATGTCTCAAATGTTCAGGTTATTGATCCAGTCACCAG GAAGCCCTGTAAGGTGGGAATCAAATACTTAGAGGACGGTAGtaaagttagggtttcaagaGGTATTGGAGCATCAGAATCCATAATTCCTCGTCCAGAGATCTTAAAGATAAGGAGCACACCTAGGCCAACAATTG TCGGTCCCAAGGACACCCCAATGGATCTGGTCCTGGAAAAGACATATGATACTAAAAGTGGCATGGGAATGCCAGATCTTTAA
- the LOC140980494 gene encoding cyclin-dependent kinase F-4-like — MERYKIIREVGNGTFGSVWRALSKQSGEVVAIKKMKKKYYSWEECVSLREVKSLRKMNHSNIVKLKEVIRENDILYFVFEYMECNLYQLMKDRGKPFSETEVKNWCFQVFQGLAYMHQRGYFHRDLKPENLLVSKDVIKIADFGLAREINSRPPFTEYVSTRWYRAPEVLLQSPTYGPPVDMWAMGAIMAELCTLRPLFPGSSEADEIYKICSVIGSPTKNEWPEGIELANAISYQFPLVAGVHLSSLIPGVSEDVINLITSLCSWDPCKRPTALEALQHPFFQSCFYVPPSLRAKATIAKTPPSVGTRGVLEQKCGRRYATSLSIPKPSNNLYTAKSQSSLSAGVQRKLDMNTQDMVKNDKNLKNYVKQQPRYRPPGMNGPSGNVGKTRAISDTTEKLANMSVGSGRSLVKPSVPPPPMKAGGWHGPSELFRGRASELPRRPYNRKVAG, encoded by the exons ATGGAAAG ATACAAAATCATAAGGGAAGTTGGTAATGGCACATTTGGAAGTGTATGGCGAGCTTTAAGCAAACAGTCTGGTGAAGTG GTggcaattaaaaaaatgaagaaaaaatattactcaTGGGAAGAATGTGTGAGCCTGAGAGAAGTCAAG TCACTGAGGAAAATGAACCACTCAAACATCGTAAAGCTCAAGGAAGTAATTAGGGAAAATGATATCTTGTACTTTGTTTTTGAGTACATG GAATGCAATTTATACCAGCTTATGAAAGACAGAGGAAAGCCGTTTTCAGAAACCGAGGTGAAAAACTGGTGCTTCCAAGTATTTCAAGGTCTCGCGTACATGCACCAGCGAGGATACTTTCATCGAGACCTCAAGCCAG AGAACTTGCTAGTATCAAAGGATGTCATAAAAATTGCCGATTTTGGTCTTGCTCGTGAGATCAATTCTCGACCTCCATTCACTGAATATGTCTCGACACGCTG GTACCGAGCTCCTGAAGTTCTGCTTCAGTCACCAACTTATGGTCCCCCGGTTG ACATGTGGGCAATGGGTGCTATAATGGCTGAATTATGCACACTCCGTCCTCTATTTCCTGGATCAAG TGAGGCAGATGAAATTTACAAAATATGCTCTGTGATAGGCAGCCCAACCAAAAATGAATGGCCTGAGGGGATTGAACTTGCTAATGCCATCAGTTACCAGTTCCCACTA GTCGCTGGGGTCCATCTTTCGTCATTGATACCAGGTGTCAGCGAGGATGTTATTAATCTTATCACA TCACTATGTTCATGGGATCCTTGCAAGAGGCCAACCGCCTTGGAGGCTCTTCAACACCCCTTCTTCCAG AGTTGCTTTTATGTTCCACCATCATTGCGTGCTAAAGCTACCATTGCAAAAACACCTCCTTCTG TGGGAACAAGAGGAGTTTTGGAGCAAAAATGTGGGAGGAGATATGCAACTAGTTTATCAATCCCAAAGCCCAGCAACAATTTATACACTGCCAAATCCCAGTCATCTTTGAGTGCAG GTGTGCAAAGGAAGTTGGATATGAACACTCAG GATATGGTTAAAAATGACAAGAATCTGAAGAACTATGTTAAGCAACAGCCAAGGTATCGACCGCCTGGCATGAATGGCCCAT CTGGTAACGTGGGAAAGACTCGTGCAATTTCTGATACGACTGAGAAGTTGGCAAACATGAGTGTGGGCTCTGGTAGATCACTCGTGAAGCCATCTGTGCCTCCCCCACCTATGAAGGCTGGAGGTTGGCATGGGCCATCAGAATTATTTCGTGGACGAGCTTCGGAACTTCCTAGACGACCTTATAATAGGAAAGTAGCGGGTTGA
- the LOC140981538 gene encoding uncharacterized protein, with the protein MSMEFLCKQLNEDTSDCSLSKQDIQKCPFLRNIDKPTNFSFSSLNFPAPLRAARGPIFEDGPNFDLAFKVFHGKDGVVPLSGNSQLCVDNLNTDAVREFNPLASKAASISMSAFGPGGPFGFHSFLGKIQNKTPESSGKEELSSKSDSSKHETLGNEWLKAGNCPIAKSYRALSGVLPLVATALQPPPGIKLKCPSTVVAARAALAKTALVKTMRPQPLPAKVFVIGMLGIIVNIPLGAWREHTKKFSLSWFTAVHAAIPFIAMLRKSVLMPKTAMALTVAGSILGQVIGSRAERLRLRAKAEKANLVTKVTEAPVSVGRCSKQGNEGIIWDPLLEKLSKTSSSPAGLCF; encoded by the exons ATGTCAATGGAATTTTTGTGCAAGCAGCTGAATGAGGATACATCTGATTGTTCTTTGAGCAAACAGGACATTCAGAAATGTCCATTCTTGAGGAACATCGATAAGCCAACCAACTTTTCGTTTTCTTCTCTGAATTTTCCTGCTCCT ttGAGGGCAGCCAGAGGCCCAATATTTGAAGATGGCCCCAACTTTGATTTGGCATTCAAAGTTTTTCACGGGAAAGATGGGGTTGTTCCTCTCTCGGGAAACTCACAACTTTGTGTTGACAATCTGAACACAGATGCTGTACGAGAATTCAATCCTTTGGCCTCAAAAGCTGCCTCCATCAGTATGTCCGCATTTGGACCAGGAGGGCCCTTTGGTTTCCATTCCTTTCTTGGGAAGATTCAGAATAAGACGCCTGAGTCATCAGGAAAGGAAGAGCTCTCGTCTAAG AGTGATTCTTCGAAGCACGAGACACTCGGAAACGAGTGGTTGAAAGCTGGAAACTGTCCAATTGCCAAGTCCTATAGAGCATTGAGTGGAGTCCTTCCCCTCGTGGCAACAGCCCTTCAGCCACCACCTGGAATCAAGCTCAAATGCCCCTCCACGGTAGTCGCAGCTAGGGCTGCCCTCGCCAAGACTGCCCTTGTCAAAACCATGCGTCCACAGCCATTACCTGCAAAGGTATTCGTGATAGGCATGCTAGGCATCATAGTTAATATCCCGCTGGGGGCTTGGAGAGAGCATACCAAAAAGTTCTCACTATCTTGGTTCACTGCTGTGCATGCTGCCATCCCGTTCATAGCCATGCTCAGGAAATCTGTATTGATGCCAAAAACAGCAATGGCCTTGACTGTTGCTGGTTCAATACTGGGGCAGGTCATTGGCTCGAGAGCTGAGCGCCTTCGACTGAGAGCCAAGGCCGAGAAGGCAAATCTCGTGACCAAGGTGACTGAGGCTCCTGTGAGTGTTGGTCGTTGTAGTAAGCAGGGAAATGAGGGGATCATTTGGGATCCACTCTTAGAAAAGTTGTCAAAGACATCATCGTCACCTGCCGGCCTGTGTTTCTGA